A portion of the Bacteroides faecium genome contains these proteins:
- a CDS encoding SusC/RagA family TonB-linked outer membrane protein — MKRVILIFCSVLLGQISFAQALRVTGQVTSAEDGFSLPGVTVSVKGTTNEGTITNMDGNYSINVAKGKTLVFTYVGCKKHEVTVQKGGAMNIVLQPDAQMLDEVVAIGYGTMKKSDLTGSVASVKADQLQKTPAAGLDQALQGRAAGVTVNANSGQPGAAAEVRIRGIGTVNNSAPIYVVDGVIVDNITYLSPSDIESTEILKDASATAIYGSRGANGVILVTTKKGGKDGKAVVSLNVYAGIQNRWNKLDLMGSQEFAETLINMNNVKSEMNFYEKNGFNKWLRAYRLGDSEYYPTKLDYSTIETDWQDEVFQKNALVQNYHVSVDGGNEKSSYSISGSYFTQEGTIMGSDYARVTLRANSSHQVKSWLKIGENLSFMSSHGRNAMNNNSSPGASVLSAAIAMAPWDPTHYPDGSVNKNGKDLSGQISAASNFKNVVNPYSMVYTSEPSDKTERWVGDLYLELTPIKGLTFRSDVSLDLTNTRSKLYKSKYEYSSYDKAEKNFISSSMARYSNIGVENTLTYTREIKKHSFSAMVGQTMEEYNYYSIGGAGSSILNPKETNWYLSQATEDQTKASDSASRSRRFSMLGRLHYSYNSRYLITVNFRADASSKFPENLWGYFPSTALAWRISEENWMKDITWLDNLKVRVGWGRIGNDKIGDDSFILKMMNTGPTFVDYVLGREQALANGATILTYVNSGGKWETTEQWNAGVDFGLFNNKLSGTVDLFLRDTKEMLLGVKAPAHVGNRYDATANVGTVRNKGIEISLNHQNRIGQVNYSVAGNVSFINNKLTALNGGEKVYGDRTISDEGLPLYTFWGYQYEGIYRTDQEALDHLYSYKDEPNSISYHAGDARYKDLNGDGKIDNDDKTDLGNPFPWLTYGLNLGADWKGIDLQLFFQGVYGNKIFNAVRLRTEGTGNEATLSTTMHNVWSKSNPEGDIPNPYGSSTNKENSSRLIENGAYLRLKNLQIGYTLPTAIVRKAGLSRCRIYLSANNLFTVTPYTGYDPEVGGGVDYGNYPQSRTFMLGANINF; from the coding sequence ATGAAAAGAGTTATTCTTATTTTTTGCAGCGTGCTGCTAGGACAAATCTCTTTCGCCCAAGCCCTTCGGGTCACAGGTCAGGTCACTTCCGCAGAAGACGGATTCTCACTGCCGGGCGTTACAGTTTCAGTAAAAGGTACTACGAATGAAGGAACCATCACGAACATGGATGGTAACTACTCTATCAATGTGGCTAAAGGAAAGACTTTAGTATTTACGTATGTAGGGTGCAAGAAGCATGAGGTCACCGTACAAAAGGGTGGAGCAATGAATATAGTACTGCAACCCGATGCCCAGATGCTGGATGAAGTAGTAGCTATCGGCTACGGTACGATGAAAAAGAGCGACCTTACAGGCTCGGTTGCTTCCGTAAAAGCCGACCAACTGCAAAAGACTCCCGCTGCCGGACTTGACCAGGCGTTACAAGGACGTGCCGCCGGTGTCACCGTCAACGCGAATTCCGGGCAACCGGGTGCTGCCGCCGAAGTACGTATCCGCGGTATCGGTACGGTGAACAACAGTGCGCCTATTTATGTAGTGGACGGAGTGATTGTAGACAACATCACCTATCTAAGCCCGAGCGATATTGAATCCACTGAAATATTGAAAGACGCCTCAGCAACAGCTATCTACGGTTCGCGTGGTGCAAACGGCGTGATTCTGGTAACAACCAAGAAAGGTGGAAAAGACGGGAAAGCTGTCGTTTCACTGAATGTATATGCAGGTATACAGAATCGTTGGAACAAGCTGGACCTGATGGGAAGCCAGGAATTTGCCGAGACATTAATCAATATGAATAATGTAAAATCAGAAATGAACTTTTACGAAAAGAATGGCTTCAATAAATGGCTACGCGCCTATCGTCTGGGAGATTCAGAATACTATCCTACCAAGCTCGACTATTCCACAATCGAAACAGACTGGCAGGACGAAGTATTCCAAAAGAACGCACTTGTGCAGAATTATCATGTATCCGTAGACGGTGGAAATGAGAAAAGCAGTTATTCCATCAGTGGAAGTTACTTCACACAAGAAGGTACTATTATGGGGTCAGACTATGCCAGAGTCACTCTGCGCGCCAATTCCTCTCATCAGGTAAAAAGCTGGTTAAAAATTGGCGAGAACCTCTCGTTCATGAGTTCACATGGGCGCAATGCAATGAATAATAATAGCAGTCCCGGAGCATCAGTGCTTTCGGCAGCTATTGCCATGGCTCCTTGGGATCCGACTCATTATCCCGATGGAAGTGTCAACAAAAACGGAAAAGATCTGAGTGGTCAGATCAGTGCTGCCTCCAACTTCAAGAATGTGGTTAATCCATATTCAATGGTCTACACATCTGAGCCGTCAGACAAGACAGAGCGTTGGGTAGGCGACCTTTATCTGGAACTGACTCCAATCAAGGGGCTCACTTTCCGTTCTGATGTCAGCCTTGATTTAACAAACACACGCTCGAAACTGTATAAGAGCAAATATGAGTACTCCAGTTACGACAAGGCTGAAAAGAACTTCATATCAAGCAGTATGGCACGTTATTCGAATATAGGCGTCGAAAACACATTGACTTATACCAGAGAAATCAAAAAACACAGTTTTTCTGCCATGGTAGGTCAGACAATGGAAGAATACAACTACTATAGCATTGGTGGCGCCGGCTCTTCAATCCTGAATCCAAAAGAGACAAACTGGTATTTGTCTCAGGCAACCGAAGACCAGACAAAAGCTTCCGACTCTGCCAGCCGTTCCCGAAGATTCTCAATGTTGGGACGTTTGCATTACTCCTACAACAGCCGTTACTTGATCACGGTTAACTTTCGTGCAGATGCTTCCAGTAAATTCCCGGAAAACTTATGGGGATACTTTCCATCAACGGCCTTGGCATGGAGAATCAGTGAAGAAAATTGGATGAAAGATATTACCTGGCTTGATAACCTGAAGGTACGTGTCGGTTGGGGACGTATCGGTAATGATAAAATCGGTGATGACAGTTTTATCCTTAAAATGATGAATACAGGACCTACTTTCGTTGATTATGTACTGGGTAGAGAGCAGGCTCTTGCCAACGGCGCAACTATCTTAACCTATGTAAACAGCGGTGGGAAATGGGAAACTACGGAACAATGGAATGCCGGTGTAGACTTCGGACTATTCAACAATAAACTCTCCGGTACAGTAGATTTATTCCTTCGTGATACAAAAGAAATGCTGTTAGGAGTAAAAGCTCCGGCACATGTAGGTAACCGCTACGATGCCACTGCAAACGTAGGCACTGTAAGAAACAAAGGTATTGAAATATCACTTAATCACCAGAACCGAATTGGACAGGTAAACTACTCTGTAGCCGGTAACGTCTCATTTATCAACAATAAGCTGACCGCCTTGAATGGTGGAGAAAAGGTGTATGGCGACCGTACAATCAGCGATGAAGGACTGCCACTATATACATTCTGGGGATATCAATATGAAGGAATCTACCGTACCGACCAGGAAGCTCTGGATCACTTATATTCATATAAAGATGAGCCCAACTCTATCAGTTACCATGCCGGAGATGCCCGCTACAAAGACTTGAACGGAGACGGTAAAATTGACAATGATGATAAAACCGACTTAGGCAACCCGTTCCCCTGGCTGACTTACGGATTGAACCTCGGAGCAGACTGGAAAGGTATTGATTTGCAACTCTTCTTCCAGGGAGTATATGGCAACAAAATATTCAATGCTGTAAGACTTCGGACAGAAGGAACCGGAAATGAAGCGACACTGAGCACAACGATGCACAATGTATGGTCTAAATCGAACCCGGAAGGTGATATTCCGAATCCTTACGGGAGCTCGACCAACAAAGAAAATAGCAGCCGCCTCATCGAGAACGGAGCTTACTTACGACTGAAAAATCTGCAAATCGGTTATACACTACCCACGGCAATAGTCAGAAAAGCAGGACTCAGCAGATGTCGTATTTACCTGTCTGCTAACAATCTATTCACAGTTACCCCGTACACCGGATATGACCCGGAAGTCGGTGGTGGCGTAGATTATGGTAACTATCCGCAGTCCAGAACCTTTATGTTAGGCGCAAATATTAACTTCTAA
- the rpsT gene encoding 30S ribosomal protein S20, translated as MANHKSSLKRIRQEETRRLHNRYYGKTMRNAVRKLRATTDKAEAVAMYPGITKMLDKLAKTNVIHKNKASNLKSKLALYINKLA; from the coding sequence ATGGCAAATCATAAATCATCACTGAAAAGAATCAGACAAGAAGAGACAAGAAGACTTCACAACAGATATTATGGCAAGACCATGAGAAACGCTGTTAGAAAGCTTCGCGCAACTACTGACAAAGCAGAAGCAGTTGCAATGTATCCGGGCATTACAAAGATGTTGGATAAGTTAGCTAAAACAAATGTGATTCACAAGAATAAAGCTAGCAATCTGAAATCTAAGTTGGCTCTTTATATCAACAAGCTCGCTTAA
- the gyrB gene encoding DNA topoisomerase (ATP-hydrolyzing) subunit B gives MSEEQITPNNGSYSADSIQVLEGLEAVRKRPAMYIGDISVKGLHHLVYEIVDNSIDEALAGYCDHIEVTINEDNSITVQDNGRGIPVDYHEKEKKSALEVAMTVLHAGGKFDKGSYKVSGGLHGVGMSCVNALSTHMTTQVFRGGKIYQQEYEIGKPLYSVKEVGTAEITGTRQQFWPDNTIFTETVYDYKILASRLRELAYLNAGLAISLTDRRVVNEDGSFKSEQFYSEEGLREFVRFIESSREHLINDVIYLSTEKQGIPIEVAIMYNTGFSENVHSYVNNINTIEGGTHLAGFRRALTRTLKKYAEDSKMLEKVKVEISGDDFREGLTAVISVKVAEPQFEGQTKTKLGNNEVMGAVDQAVGEVLAYYLEEHPKEAKIIVDKVILAATARHAARKAREMVQRKSPMSGGGLPGKLADCSDKDATKCELFLVEGDSAGGTAKQGRNRMFQAILPLRGKILNVEKAMYHKALESDEIRNIYTALGVTIGTEEDSKEANIAKLRYHKIIIMTDADVDGSHIDTLIMTFFFRYMPQIIQNGYLYIATPPLYLCKKGKVEEYCWTDAQRQKFIDTYGGGSENAIHTQRYKGLGEMNAQQLWETTMDPENRMLKQVNIDNAAEADYVFSMLMGEDVGPRREFIEENATYANIDA, from the coding sequence ATGAGCGAAGAACAAATCACTCCCAATAACGGGTCTTATTCTGCGGATAGTATCCAAGTATTGGAAGGTCTTGAAGCAGTAAGAAAACGCCCTGCGATGTACATCGGTGACATCAGCGTAAAGGGACTTCACCACTTGGTATACGAAATCGTTGACAACTCTATCGACGAAGCATTGGCCGGCTATTGCGACCATATCGAAGTGACAATCAACGAAGACAATTCAATCACAGTACAGGACAACGGACGCGGTATTCCGGTTGACTACCACGAAAAAGAAAAGAAGTCGGCCCTGGAAGTTGCCATGACCGTACTGCATGCCGGCGGTAAATTCGACAAAGGATCGTATAAAGTTTCCGGCGGTTTGCACGGTGTAGGTATGTCTTGTGTGAACGCACTGTCTACTCACATGACAACGCAAGTATTCCGCGGTGGCAAAATTTATCAGCAGGAGTACGAAATAGGTAAACCGCTTTACTCTGTAAAAGAGGTCGGTACTGCCGAAATCACGGGAACCCGTCAACAGTTCTGGCCGGACAACACGATTTTCACGGAAACTGTATATGATTACAAGATTCTGGCTTCACGCCTACGTGAGCTGGCTTATTTGAATGCAGGTCTCGCTATCTCCCTGACTGACCGCCGGGTAGTAAATGAGGACGGCAGCTTCAAGAGCGAACAGTTCTACTCGGAAGAAGGTTTGAGAGAATTCGTACGTTTCATTGAGTCTTCACGTGAACACTTGATTAATGACGTTATCTATTTGAGCACAGAGAAACAGGGAATTCCTATCGAAGTGGCTATCATGTACAATACAGGATTCTCTGAAAACGTTCACTCGTACGTTAACAATATCAACACGATAGAAGGTGGTACGCATCTGGCAGGTTTCCGCCGTGCACTGACTCGTACGCTGAAGAAATATGCCGAAGACAGCAAGATGCTGGAAAAGGTAAAAGTGGAAATCTCAGGAGATGACTTCCGCGAAGGTCTGACTGCCGTTATTTCTGTAAAAGTAGCTGAACCGCAGTTTGAAGGACAGACTAAGACTAAGTTGGGTAACAACGAAGTGATGGGTGCTGTGGATCAGGCAGTAGGTGAAGTCTTAGCATATTATCTGGAAGAACATCCGAAAGAAGCGAAGATAATCGTTGACAAGGTGATTCTGGCCGCTACTGCACGTCACGCTGCCAGAAAAGCCCGTGAAATGGTGCAACGCAAGTCTCCGATGTCAGGTGGCGGTTTGCCGGGTAAGCTGGCGGACTGTTCGGATAAGGACGCAACCAAGTGCGAGTTGTTCCTCGTCGAGGGTGACTCGGCAGGTGGTACTGCCAAGCAGGGACGTAACCGTATGTTTCAGGCTATCCTTCCGTTGCGCGGTAAGATTCTGAACGTAGAAAAGGCAATGTATCACAAGGCTTTGGAAAGCGATGAAATCCGCAATATCTATACAGCTCTAGGCGTCACTATCGGAACTGAAGAGGATAGCAAAGAAGCGAACATTGCAAAACTTCGCTATCACAAGATTATCATCATGACCGATGCCGACGTCGATGGTTCTCACATCGACACATTGATTATGACGTTCTTCTTCCGCTATATGCCGCAGATTATTCAGAACGGTTATCTGTACATTGCTACTCCGCCGCTCTATCTCTGCAAGAAGGGTAAAGTTGAAGAGTATTGCTGGACAGATGCCCAACGCCAGAAGTTTATCGACACGTATGGTGGCGGTTCGGAAAACGCTATTCATACCCAACGCTACAAAGGTTTGGGTGAAATGAACGCCCAGCAATTGTGGGAAACGACTATGGACCCCGAAAACCGTATGCTGAAACAGGTAAATATCGACAACGCAGCAGAAGCCGATTATGTATTCTCCATGTTGATGGGTGAAGACGTAGGGCCGCGCCGCGAATTTATTGAAGAGAATGCAACGTATGCAAATATCGATGCATAA
- a CDS encoding helix-turn-helix and ligand-binding sensor domain-containing protein yields MRTFLLILLFLFVHNSVYSIYPIVRNFSKTHYKSGTQNWDIVQNPGGCIYFANNNGVLEFDGKDWATYPIANYTNVRSVFYDNDSKRLYAGAFNEFGYYQLENNGGVVYQSLIRAFDSIKDISEIWKIYKIEHSFYLQSNRDVYKYNTDTVQTYHFNHKIDCSAVVHNSLLVSNREEGPMILTGNSFMSLPYTDELIGKKVCAILPYEKNKMLFVTDFHGVYLYDGKHLEPLPLDIDPFIKQSQVFCAATDGKSIAFGTVANGLFVKNLSDNSTLHVNTFSGMQNNTVLSVGFDRSGNLWLGLDKGIDYVIINTPEFSLFGSENLYGSGYASLVYKDKLYLGTNQGLYYMDYPLNNQQQTVKSVQDMKGQVWYLAEIDNTLFCGHDRGVFIITGDRAERIPQVNGTWKLVRMKNRPDYILGCSYDGLFFLHKHGGRWEFSHYLKGFKESSGMFAEDNDGTIWMTHWMKGLFRLTLDAQADSVLNVEYFAEDRGFPTSRNNLVNQFRNRIVFSSDAGFYKFDLTRNKAVLFDKLNKYFATLPAAAHLYESPYGDLFFMSGTLQAVAFRNSDHTYTLDSISLNFLQDKRIFGFENINCIDRNHLLFSTENGFSWINLDKVRTNEKKQGNSVFIKNIYLTNNNKDSLIYGSRGTIEQPFVIKLPFKYNSLRFEFVVPEFEKEGAVEYSYFLEDYDKEWSSYSMTNMKEYTKLPQGSYTFHVRAKNKFRPGMSETTCHFEVLPPWYLSSVAYYAYFILFSMLVWLLVRFDKMRSRLKEAEVEFRKEEEMREQQLRFEEDARKREQEIVMLKNQTLEYNLRHKSQDLATSTMNLIRKNEILLKIKEDLDKLYTYVPGREDEAKMTKVLGKIQKDIRENIEHNFDMVYEDYLKRLGERFPQLTVGDKRLCAYLKMDLCSKDIAPLLNMSVRSVEMARYRLRKKMELSRDVNLTDFLQHF; encoded by the coding sequence ATGAGAACGTTCTTATTGATTCTATTATTTTTATTTGTCCATAATTCTGTTTATTCTATTTATCCGATAGTGCGCAATTTCAGTAAGACGCATTATAAATCCGGTACGCAGAATTGGGATATTGTGCAGAATCCGGGTGGTTGTATTTACTTTGCTAATAATAATGGAGTGCTGGAATTTGACGGTAAGGATTGGGCAACCTATCCTATTGCCAATTATACCAATGTACGTTCTGTATTTTATGATAACGATTCCAAACGCCTGTATGCCGGAGCATTTAATGAGTTCGGATATTATCAGTTGGAAAATAATGGTGGAGTAGTCTATCAATCTCTGATACGGGCATTTGATTCTATAAAAGATATCTCCGAAATATGGAAAATCTATAAGATTGAACATTCATTCTACTTGCAGAGCAACCGCGATGTATATAAATATAATACGGATACGGTTCAAACCTATCATTTCAATCACAAAATAGACTGCTCGGCAGTCGTGCATAATTCTCTCCTGGTGTCGAACCGTGAAGAAGGACCGATGATTCTAACCGGCAATTCATTTATGTCTTTACCTTATACTGATGAATTGATAGGCAAAAAGGTATGTGCTATTTTACCTTATGAAAAGAACAAAATGTTGTTTGTCACTGATTTTCACGGAGTCTATCTGTATGACGGGAAACATCTGGAACCTTTGCCGTTGGATATCGACCCTTTTATAAAGCAGAGCCAGGTCTTTTGCGCAGCTACCGATGGCAAGTCGATAGCTTTCGGAACAGTGGCCAACGGGCTTTTCGTGAAAAATCTCTCCGACAATTCAACGTTGCATGTGAATACATTTTCCGGTATGCAGAATAATACCGTATTAAGTGTGGGATTCGACCGTTCAGGCAATCTTTGGTTAGGATTGGATAAAGGCATTGACTATGTTATTATTAATACGCCCGAATTCTCCCTGTTTGGTTCCGAGAATCTATACGGTTCCGGTTATGCTTCGCTGGTTTATAAGGACAAACTGTATCTGGGTACGAACCAGGGACTTTATTATATGGATTATCCTCTTAATAATCAGCAACAAACAGTCAAATCCGTGCAAGATATGAAGGGGCAGGTGTGGTATCTGGCGGAAATAGATAATACATTGTTCTGTGGACACGACAGGGGTGTTTTTATAATTACAGGCGACCGTGCGGAACGTATTCCGCAGGTAAATGGGACTTGGAAACTGGTACGGATGAAGAATCGTCCGGATTATATCCTGGGATGCTCTTATGATGGGCTTTTCTTTCTGCATAAGCATGGCGGGCGCTGGGAGTTTTCTCATTATCTGAAAGGCTTTAAAGAATCGAGCGGCATGTTTGCAGAAGACAATGACGGCACGATATGGATGACTCATTGGATGAAAGGACTTTTTCGTTTGACCTTGGACGCTCAAGCAGATTCCGTGTTGAATGTTGAGTATTTTGCTGAAGATAGAGGGTTCCCGACTAGCCGTAATAATCTGGTGAATCAGTTTAGAAACCGCATCGTATTTTCTTCTGATGCAGGATTTTATAAGTTCGACCTTACTCGTAATAAGGCAGTCTTGTTTGATAAATTGAATAAATATTTTGCAACTCTGCCTGCTGCCGCCCATTTATATGAATCTCCCTATGGCGATCTCTTCTTCATGTCCGGTACGTTGCAGGCGGTCGCTTTCCGGAATTCTGACCATACCTATACGCTGGATTCCATTTCATTGAATTTCTTGCAGGACAAACGTATATTCGGTTTTGAAAATATAAACTGTATTGACAGGAATCATCTTCTGTTCAGCACCGAGAATGGTTTCTCCTGGATTAATCTGGATAAGGTACGGACGAATGAAAAGAAACAGGGTAATAGCGTGTTTATCAAGAATATCTATCTCACCAATAACAATAAAGACTCTCTGATATACGGTTCCAGAGGTACTATCGAACAACCGTTCGTGATAAAACTTCCTTTTAAATATAATTCATTGCGCTTTGAATTTGTAGTTCCCGAATTTGAGAAGGAAGGTGCTGTGGAGTACAGTTATTTCCTTGAAGATTATGATAAGGAGTGGTCTTCTTATTCAATGACTAATATGAAAGAATATACTAAGTTGCCGCAAGGGAGCTATACCTTTCATGTACGTGCCAAGAATAAGTTTCGACCGGGAATGTCGGAAACTACCTGTCATTTTGAAGTGTTGCCCCCGTGGTATCTGAGTTCGGTGGCGTATTACGCATATTTTATCTTATTTTCTATGCTCGTCTGGCTGTTGGTACGCTTTGATAAAATGCGTTCCCGATTGAAAGAAGCAGAAGTGGAATTTCGTAAAGAAGAAGAAATGCGGGAGCAGCAACTGCGGTTCGAAGAAGACGCGCGCAAGCGTGAACAGGAAATCGTCATGCTGAAGAATCAAACATTGGAATATAACCTGCGGCACAAATCTCAGGATTTGGCTACTTCTACGATGAACCTCATTCGTAAAAATGAAATCCTGCTCAAGATAAAAGAAGACTTGGACAAACTTTATACATATGTGCCCGGTAGGGAAGACGAAGCAAAAATGACGAAGGTGTTGGGTAAAATACAAAAGGATATCCGGGAGAATATCGAGCATAATTTCGACATGGTTTATGAAGACTACCTGAAGCGGCTTGGCGAACGTTTTCCGCAATTGACGGTAGGAGATAAGCGGCTCTGTGCTTACCTGAAGATGGATTTATGTTCGAAAGATATTGCTCCGTTGCTGAACATGTCCGTTCGTAGTGTAGAGATGGCGCGCTATCGTCTGCGGAAGAAGATGGAACTGAGCCGTGATGTTAACCTGACGGATTTTCTTCAGCATTTTTAA
- a CDS encoding ATP-binding protein, which translates to MDAAIKKIPYGMTNFESIISDNYYYVDKTRYITLVENTSRFFFFVRPRRFGKSLFLNMLGLYYDINKKDKFEEIFGGLSIGKNPTPYRNKYLVLTLNFSSVAANMERLEETFNTYCKIVMDGFAERYAHLLGKEAVEKLRGLSTGAALLGSLCQSAQNKGYKIYLILDEYDNFANNILVDYGNERYRSITHGNGFFRGFLKVVKDYSNSVIERIFLTGVSPVTMDDLTSGFNIADNYSSNSAFNNMIGFNEYEVRTLIDYYKSCTVLPHTTDELIEMMKPWYDNYCFSTESLDEPSMYNSDMVLYFMNRYLLNKRIPANMLDANIRTDYNKLRHLIHVDKTFGENASVVQEIVEKGTTTGIIADSFPAEDIIKAENFKSLLYYYGMLTIHGTRGPMNILSIPNQTVREQLYGYMIDIYQQATDLSLNVDKLNFLMYDMAYEGNWEPYFKHIAERLDNQSSIREFIEGEAHVKAFILAYLGLNSYYIARPEYESNKGYADIFLQPRLLQLPDMAYSYCIEVKYAKRDATDMEIEKLTVDAKTQLKQYAASEWILQDKGTTELKSIVLVFKGWKLVKVEEV; encoded by the coding sequence ATGGATGCAGCAATAAAGAAAATACCTTATGGAATGACAAACTTCGAGTCTATTATCAGTGATAACTATTACTATGTAGACAAAACTCGCTATATTACTTTAGTAGAAAATACAAGTCGTTTTTTCTTCTTTGTCCGTCCCCGTCGTTTCGGAAAGAGTCTTTTCCTGAATATGCTCGGACTATACTACGATATCAATAAAAAGGATAAGTTCGAAGAAATCTTTGGCGGACTATCTATTGGCAAGAATCCCACGCCTTACCGTAATAAGTATCTGGTTTTGACACTCAATTTTAGTAGCGTGGCAGCCAATATGGAACGACTGGAAGAGACATTCAACACCTATTGCAAAATAGTAATGGATGGATTTGCGGAAAGATATGCTCATCTGTTAGGAAAAGAAGCTGTCGAGAAACTACGAGGGCTAAGTACGGGAGCCGCTTTATTGGGCTCATTGTGCCAAAGCGCACAAAACAAGGGATACAAAATATACCTTATTCTTGATGAATATGACAACTTTGCCAACAATATACTGGTAGATTATGGTAACGAACGCTATCGTAGCATCACACACGGCAACGGCTTCTTTCGGGGATTTCTCAAAGTAGTGAAAGACTATTCAAACTCTGTGATTGAACGTATTTTCCTTACCGGAGTAAGTCCTGTAACGATGGACGATCTTACCAGCGGATTCAACATTGCAGATAACTATAGCAGCAATTCCGCATTCAATAACATGATAGGGTTCAATGAATACGAAGTACGTACTCTTATAGATTACTACAAAAGCTGTACAGTGTTGCCACATACTACAGACGAATTGATAGAAATGATGAAACCGTGGTACGACAATTATTGTTTCTCCACAGAGTCATTGGACGAACCATCCATGTACAACTCGGATATGGTGCTTTATTTCATGAATCGTTATTTGCTGAACAAACGCATTCCTGCCAATATGCTTGATGCCAACATTCGCACCGACTACAACAAGCTACGCCACCTTATCCATGTTGACAAGACTTTTGGAGAGAATGCAAGTGTCGTTCAGGAAATAGTGGAAAAAGGAACTACTACCGGAATCATTGCCGACAGTTTCCCGGCCGAAGATATCATCAAGGCTGAGAATTTCAAGAGCCTGCTCTATTATTACGGCATGCTCACCATTCATGGGACACGAGGACCGATGAATATACTTTCCATTCCCAACCAGACTGTGCGCGAGCAACTCTATGGATATATGATCGATATCTATCAACAAGCGACAGACCTCAGCCTGAATGTGGATAAGCTGAATTTCCTAATGTATGATATGGCGTACGAGGGTAATTGGGAACCCTATTTCAAGCATATTGCCGAGCGGCTGGACAATCAAAGCAGCATCCGGGAATTTATCGAAGGAGAAGCACACGTGAAAGCTTTCATTCTCGCTTATCTGGGGTTGAACAGCTACTATATCGCCCGCCCCGAATACGAAAGCAACAAAGGATACGCGGATATTTTTCTGCAACCCCGCTTGCTGCAACTTCCCGACATGGCGTACAGTTACTGCATCGAAGTTAAGTATGCCAAACGTGATGCCACCGATATGGAGATAGAGAAATTGACAGTCGATGCCAAAACACAACTGAAACAGTATGCAGCAAGTGAATGGATTCTGCAAGATAAGGGAACCACAGAATTAAAGAGTATCGTTTTAGTGTTTAAAGGCTGGAAATTAGTAAAAGTAGAAGAAGTATAA